The following are encoded in a window of Sphingobium sp. AP49 genomic DNA:
- a CDS encoding TonB-dependent receptor: protein MHHFRQSIVRAALLAGASLSVVTAAHAQETATATPADEQGDAIVVTGIRASLASAAKIKRDSVLIVDSISSEDVGKLPDVSIADSLARLPGVTAQRLEGRDQRLSIRGMGPDFSTTLLNGREQVTVGDNRGVEYDQYPSEFFQNVNVYKSADAALIAAGISGTVDLRMLRPLDRNDRLVSVSLRGQMNGMDKLNPDGDRYGYRASATYIDQFADDTLGLSLGFSASQTPSQNERFNSWGYPEDADGNLIIGGAKPYVQSNTLKRYGMVGTLEWQPSDNFHSTFDVLASHFEEVQRLRGIEFPLVWGTNVGVSDVTVENGFVTAATFSNVYGVQRNDYNKRKADTISLGWNNDIQLNDRLKLNVDASWSNAKRTDFLLETYSGTGYLRSGVPDTVRVERQSNGLFSIVPTLDYTDTSIISLTDPNGWGYNGTTAVVQAGFLNKPKFEDDMKSFRANLVGDISGSIFSNWEVGGNYSRRKKTSSYTSYFLCPTGGTDCTIAGGTPGSAPVPQEALLGSNVSLDYLGVPAMLTLDPLYLYNNTLDAVYDNRPSSLVRDNRVKEDVFTGYAKLTLDGDLGGKALKGAIGVQVIHTRQSSDGTISNFSNGVVTVVPASGKDSYTNVLPSAQLSVELNQGLFVKLGAAQTMVRPRMDQERVNQEYSFDPSKIGQGSDPQYSPFSSNGGNVNLRPYQSTNVDLSVEKYFDKGGYVSIAGYFKNLTDFVDPNNNIPYDFSAVLPSLPAAIRDQIIADGSYIGLLKAPANTGKGTIMGAEATASLPFKLFSDALDGFGIFASGSYTHSEIKYASNPGDSITLPGLSKWVASGTAYFEKNGFQARVNYRYRSSFLGEVAGLSAAPTFRTAKAEGILDAQIGYEFQSGPLTGLSILLQGKNLTDQPFVTYQNDDPRQVIDYQRYGRDYYLGVTYKF, encoded by the coding sequence ATGCACCATTTCCGTCAATCCATTGTGCGCGCCGCATTGCTGGCAGGCGCCTCTCTGTCCGTCGTGACGGCAGCCCATGCCCAGGAAACGGCGACCGCCACCCCCGCCGATGAGCAGGGCGACGCAATCGTCGTCACCGGCATCCGCGCCTCGCTGGCCTCAGCCGCGAAGATCAAGCGCGATTCCGTCCTGATCGTCGATTCCATCTCGTCCGAAGATGTCGGCAAGCTGCCCGACGTGTCGATCGCGGACTCGCTTGCCCGCCTGCCCGGCGTTACCGCCCAGCGTCTTGAGGGCCGCGACCAGCGCCTGTCGATCCGTGGCATGGGTCCCGATTTCTCGACCACCCTGCTCAACGGCCGCGAACAGGTCACCGTCGGCGACAATCGCGGCGTCGAATATGATCAATATCCGTCGGAATTCTTCCAGAACGTCAATGTCTACAAGAGCGCCGACGCGGCCCTGATCGCGGCCGGCATCTCGGGCACGGTCGACCTGCGCATGCTGCGCCCGCTCGACCGCAACGATCGCCTCGTCTCGGTCTCGCTCCGCGGCCAGATGAACGGCATGGACAAGCTCAACCCCGACGGCGATCGCTATGGCTATCGCGCTTCGGCCACCTATATCGACCAGTTCGCCGACGATACGCTGGGCCTGTCGCTGGGCTTCTCCGCCTCGCAGACGCCTTCGCAGAATGAACGCTTCAACAGCTGGGGTTATCCTGAAGACGCCGACGGCAACCTGATCATTGGCGGCGCCAAGCCCTATGTCCAGTCGAACACGCTCAAGCGCTATGGCATGGTGGGCACGCTGGAATGGCAGCCGAGCGACAATTTCCATTCGACCTTCGATGTCCTCGCCTCGCATTTCGAGGAAGTACAGCGGCTGCGCGGCATCGAATTCCCGCTGGTCTGGGGTACGAATGTGGGCGTCAGCGACGTCACGGTCGAAAATGGCTTCGTGACCGCCGCCACCTTCTCCAACGTCTATGGCGTCCAGCGCAACGACTATAACAAGCGCAAGGCCGACACCATCTCGCTCGGCTGGAACAACGATATCCAGCTCAATGATCGGCTGAAACTGAATGTCGATGCCAGCTGGTCGAACGCCAAGCGCACCGACTTCCTGCTCGAAACCTATTCGGGCACCGGCTATCTGCGCTCGGGCGTACCCGACACCGTGCGCGTGGAGCGCCAGTCGAACGGCCTGTTCAGCATCGTGCCGACGCTCGACTATACCGACACCAGCATCATCAGCCTGACCGATCCCAATGGCTGGGGCTATAACGGCACAACCGCCGTGGTGCAGGCCGGCTTCCTCAACAAGCCCAAGTTCGAGGACGACATGAAGTCGTTCCGCGCCAACCTGGTCGGCGACATTTCCGGCAGCATCTTCAGCAACTGGGAAGTCGGCGGCAATTACAGCCGGCGCAAGAAGACCAGTTCCTATACCAGCTATTTCCTCTGCCCGACCGGCGGTACGGACTGCACCATCGCCGGCGGCACGCCCGGTTCCGCGCCGGTGCCGCAGGAAGCGCTGCTCGGCTCGAACGTTTCGCTCGACTATCTGGGCGTGCCGGCGATGCTGACGCTCGATCCGCTCTATCTCTACAACAACACGCTCGACGCGGTGTATGACAACCGGCCCTCGTCGCTGGTGCGCGACAATCGGGTGAAGGAAGATGTCTTCACCGGCTATGCCAAGCTGACGCTCGATGGCGATCTGGGCGGCAAGGCCTTGAAGGGCGCAATCGGCGTGCAGGTGATCCACACCCGCCAGTCGTCGGACGGCACCATCTCCAACTTCTCCAACGGCGTCGTCACCGTCGTCCCCGCCTCGGGCAAGGACAGCTATACCAATGTGCTGCCCAGCGCGCAGTTGTCGGTCGAGCTCAACCAGGGCCTGTTCGTGAAGCTCGGCGCGGCCCAGACCATGGTCCGCCCGCGCATGGATCAGGAACGGGTCAACCAGGAATATAGCTTCGATCCGTCCAAGATCGGCCAGGGTTCCGACCCGCAATATAGCCCGTTCAGTTCGAACGGCGGCAACGTCAATCTGCGTCCCTATCAGTCGACCAATGTCGATCTGTCGGTCGAGAAATATTTCGACAAGGGCGGCTATGTCTCGATTGCGGGCTATTTCAAGAATCTGACCGACTTCGTCGATCCGAACAACAATATCCCCTATGATTTCTCGGCGGTCCTGCCCTCGCTGCCGGCCGCCATCCGCGACCAGATCATTGCCGATGGCAGCTATATCGGTCTGCTGAAGGCGCCCGCCAATACCGGCAAGGGCACGATCATGGGGGCCGAGGCGACGGCGTCGCTGCCCTTCAAGCTGTTCAGCGATGCACTTGACGGCTTCGGCATCTTCGCCAGCGGGTCCTACACCCACAGCGAGATCAAATATGCCAGCAATCCGGGCGACAGCATCACCCTGCCGGGCCTGTCGAAATGGGTTGCCAGCGGCACCGCCTATTTCGAGAAGAACGGCTTCCAGGCGCGCGTCAACTATCGCTACCGCTCGTCCTTCCTGGGCGAAGTGGCCGGCCTGTCGGCGGCGCCGACCTTCCGCACCGCCAAGGCGGAGGGCATTCTCGACGCCCAGATCGGCTATGAATTCCAGTCGGGTCCGCTCACCGGCCTGTCGATCCTGCTGCAGGGCAAGAACCTGACCGACCAGCCTTTCGTCACCTATCAGAATGACGATCCGCGCCAGGTCATCGACTATCAGCGTTACGGCCGCGACTATTATCTGGGCGTGACCTACAAATTCTGA
- a CDS encoding LacI family DNA-binding transcriptional regulator has product MGANDKVTSFDIATLAGVSQPTVSRALRGDKTVSEGTRLRIEAIARQLNYTVDKNASSLRRGKSNTLALLFFEDLLPDESWINPFFLSMLGPILQTCAKRGYDLLTSFQQLSTDWHVDYEDSRKADGIILLGYGDYEIYRTRLEQLVAQGTHFVRWGSVDQHALGMTIGCDNRRGGRDAGAHLIARGCSRIAFLGDASSHYPEFRDRYAGLSDVLREAGLAVDPGLHVDALSTEQSGYEAASRLIARGVTFDAIFAGSDLIAIGAMRALDEHGLSVPGDVALIGFDDIPAASLTRQPLTTVAQDYLRAGEVLVDALIGQIDRKPVTPTLLAPRLITRMTA; this is encoded by the coding sequence ATGGGCGCCAACGACAAAGTCACATCTTTCGACATCGCTACGCTGGCCGGCGTGTCCCAGCCCACCGTGTCGCGCGCGCTGCGCGGCGACAAGACGGTGAGCGAGGGGACGCGGCTGCGGATCGAGGCAATCGCGCGGCAGCTCAATTACACGGTGGACAAGAATGCGTCGTCGCTGCGGCGGGGGAAAAGCAACACGCTCGCGCTGCTGTTCTTCGAGGATCTGCTGCCCGACGAAAGCTGGATCAACCCCTTCTTCCTGTCGATGCTGGGGCCGATCCTGCAGACCTGCGCCAAGCGCGGCTATGACCTGCTCACCAGTTTCCAGCAGCTCTCGACCGACTGGCATGTCGACTATGAGGATAGCCGCAAGGCCGATGGCATCATCCTGCTGGGCTATGGCGATTATGAAATCTATCGCACCCGGCTGGAGCAACTGGTGGCGCAGGGCACACATTTCGTGCGCTGGGGATCGGTTGACCAACATGCGCTGGGGATGACCATCGGCTGCGACAATCGGCGCGGCGGGCGCGATGCGGGCGCGCATCTGATCGCGCGCGGATGCAGCCGGATCGCTTTCCTGGGCGACGCATCGAGCCATTATCCCGAATTTCGCGATCGCTATGCCGGCCTGTCCGACGTGCTGCGCGAGGCGGGGCTTGCGGTCGACCCTGGCCTGCATGTCGATGCGCTGTCGACCGAGCAGTCGGGCTATGAGGCGGCGAGCCGGCTGATCGCGCGCGGCGTGACATTCGACGCGATCTTTGCCGGGTCCGACCTGATCGCGATCGGCGCGATGCGGGCGCTGGACGAACATGGGCTGTCGGTGCCCGGCGACGTCGCCCTGATCGGCTTCGACGACATCCCCGCCGCCAGCCTGACGCGGCAGCCGCTGACCACCGTGGCGCAGGACTATCTGCGCGCGGGCGAGGTGCTGGTCGACGCGCTGATCGGCCAGATCGACCGCAAGCCGGTGACGCCAACACTGCTGGCGCCCCGGCTGATAACGCGAATGACGGCTTAG
- a CDS encoding alpha-amylase family glycosyl hydrolase, with protein MRGRTALLLAALCALPAPAFAQDQGFRARLPEDEVIYFILPDRFDNGDSENDRGRLNGDRLKTGYDPVSKGFYHGGDLRGLIRRLDYIQGLGATAIWVGPIFRNKPVQGPKGQESAGYHGYWITDFEHVDPHFGTDADFAVLVKAAHGRGMKVYMDIIANHTADVIKYRECADRPCPYRSRADYPYQRRGGVAGAAINPGFAGDADHGDANFGKLTDPAYAYTPFVPKGEQALKNPAWLNDVRYYHNRGETSYSGESATMGDFAGLDDLMTEHPRVIAGMIDIFGGWIDRFGIDGFRIDTARHVDPHFWQQFVPAMQARAKARGIPNFHVFGEVYVETVDAGPLAWHTREGGFPAVLDFAFRQAALETVAGKAATATWERMLTGDALYQGGAATARQLPTFVSNHDAGRFATFVRRAFPQAGEDEVLRRVMLANAMLLTLRGVPTIYYGDEQGFVGDGGDQDAREDMFGSQVASYNDNRLLGSDATTATARFDPAHPLYREIAALARLRTGHAALRRGSETIRARGDEPGLFAVSRFDPDTGAEYLIAFNTSTAPIRAQVQVDTASTAFDTLAGAACAPRAVAPGSLTLDLPPLGYSVCAVRSANPQ; from the coding sequence ATGCGCGGACGAACGGCACTGCTGCTGGCTGCACTCTGCGCGCTTCCCGCCCCGGCTTTCGCACAGGATCAGGGTTTCCGCGCCCGCCTGCCCGAAGATGAAGTCATCTATTTCATCCTGCCCGACCGGTTCGACAATGGTGACAGCGAAAATGACAGGGGCAGGCTTAATGGCGATCGACTAAAAACCGGATATGATCCTGTTTCTAAAGGGTTTTATCATGGAGGCGATCTTCGGGGGCTGATCCGCCGGCTCGACTATATTCAGGGGCTGGGCGCCACCGCCATCTGGGTCGGTCCGATCTTCCGCAACAAGCCGGTGCAAGGCCCCAAGGGTCAGGAGAGCGCCGGCTATCACGGCTATTGGATCACCGATTTCGAACATGTCGATCCGCATTTCGGCACCGACGCGGATTTCGCCGTGCTGGTGAAGGCCGCCCATGGCCGGGGGATGAAGGTCTATATGGACATCATCGCCAACCATACGGCCGACGTCATCAAATATCGCGAATGCGCCGACCGGCCCTGCCCCTATCGTTCGCGCGCCGACTATCCCTATCAGCGCCGTGGCGGCGTGGCCGGCGCGGCGATCAATCCGGGATTCGCCGGCGACGCCGATCATGGCGACGCCAATTTCGGCAAGCTCACCGACCCGGCCTATGCCTATACCCCCTTCGTGCCGAAGGGCGAGCAGGCGTTGAAGAACCCGGCCTGGCTCAACGATGTGCGCTATTATCATAATCGTGGCGAGACGAGCTATTCGGGCGAGAGCGCGACCATGGGCGACTTTGCCGGGCTCGACGATCTGATGACCGAACATCCGCGCGTGATCGCCGGCATGATCGACATTTTCGGCGGCTGGATCGACCGCTTCGGCATTGACGGCTTCCGCATCGACACCGCCCGCCATGTCGATCCGCATTTCTGGCAGCAGTTCGTCCCCGCCATGCAGGCACGGGCCAAAGCGCGCGGCATCCCCAATTTCCATGTCTTCGGCGAAGTCTATGTCGAGACGGTCGATGCCGGCCCGCTCGCCTGGCACACCCGCGAAGGCGGCTTCCCTGCCGTGCTCGACTTCGCCTTCCGCCAGGCCGCGCTGGAAACCGTCGCGGGCAAGGCGGCGACCGCCACCTGGGAACGCATGCTGACCGGCGACGCCCTCTATCAGGGCGGTGCCGCCACCGCGCGCCAGTTGCCCACCTTCGTCAGCAATCATGACGCCGGGCGGTTCGCCACCTTCGTCCGCCGCGCCTTCCCGCAGGCAGGCGAGGACGAAGTGCTGCGCCGGGTGATGCTCGCCAACGCCATGCTGCTGACGCTGCGCGGCGTACCGACCATCTATTATGGCGATGAACAGGGTTTCGTCGGTGACGGCGGCGATCAGGACGCGCGCGAGGATATGTTCGGCAGCCAGGTGGCGAGCTATAACGACAATCGCCTGCTTGGCAGCGATGCGACCACCGCCACCGCGCGCTTCGACCCCGCCCATCCGCTCTATCGCGAGATCGCGGCGCTCGCCCGGCTGCGCACCGGCCATGCCGCGCTGCGCCGGGGCAGCGAGACGATCCGCGCGCGCGGCGACGAGCCGGGCCTGTTCGCCGTCTCCCGCTTCGATCCCGACACGGGCGCGGAATATCTGATCGCCTTCAACACATCGACCGCGCCGATCAGGGCGCAGGTCCAGGTGGATACCGCCTCCACCGCTTTCGACACCCTAGCCGGCGCGGCCTGTGCCCCGCGCGCCGTCGCGCCCGGCAGCCTCACCCTCGACCTTCCTCCCCTTGGCTACAGCGTCTGCGCTGTACGGAGCGCCAATCCGCAATGA